From a region of the Desulfonatronum sp. SC1 genome:
- a CDS encoding ABC transporter ATP-binding protein, giving the protein MTAESIIELRQVHKSFGQEHVLRGLDLAVPRDSVSVIIGRSGGGKSVLLKHIIGLIRPDQGQVIIDGQDIARMSERKMAPIRRKFGMLFQESALFDSMNVEDNVAFPLLEHTSKSRREVLDIVAEKLAAVGLKDKGHKLPSELSGGMRKRVGLARALALDPKIVLFDEPTSGLDPVMAAAINELIVRTQSEFKATCVVISHDIPAAMSTGHKLFMLFDGRIIAQGTPDQIRDWDDEVVQQFIHGRAQGPIKVV; this is encoded by the coding sequence ATGACCGCTGAATCGATCATTGAACTGCGCCAAGTGCATAAAAGCTTCGGCCAGGAGCACGTCCTGCGCGGTCTGGATCTGGCCGTGCCCAGGGACTCTGTCAGCGTGATCATCGGTCGCAGCGGAGGCGGAAAAAGCGTCCTGCTCAAGCACATCATCGGCCTGATACGCCCGGACCAGGGCCAGGTCATCATCGACGGCCAGGACATCGCCCGAATGAGCGAACGGAAGATGGCCCCGATCCGTCGCAAGTTCGGCATGCTCTTCCAGGAATCAGCCTTGTTCGACTCCATGAACGTGGAAGATAACGTGGCGTTTCCGCTTCTGGAGCACACCAGTAAAAGCCGCCGGGAAGTTCTGGACATTGTGGCGGAAAAGCTCGCGGCAGTGGGCTTGAAGGACAAGGGACACAAGCTCCCGTCGGAACTCTCCGGCGGGATGCGCAAGCGGGTCGGGCTGGCCCGAGCCCTGGCCCTGGATCCGAAAATCGTCCTTTTCGACGAGCCCACATCCGGGTTGGACCCGGTGATGGCAGCGGCTATCAATGAACTGATCGTGCGTACCCAATCCGAGTTCAAGGCCACCTGCGTGGTCATCAGCCACGACATCCCGGCGGCCATGAGCACCGGACACAAGCTGTTCATGCTCTTTGACGGACGGATCATCGCCCAGGGCACGCCGGACCAGATCCGGGACTGGGACGACGAGGTGGTCCAGCAATTTATTCATGGTCGGGCGCAAGGTCCGATCAAAGTCGTTTAA
- a CDS encoding MlaD family protein produces the protein MRSGAEIKVGVFVLIALAALAYMTLKVGTGVFVPRESYEVDVFFDNVSGLKTNSPVEIAGIEVGLVQAVVLDENRARVTLQLLPNVQIRSDAVATIRTRGVLGDKFIEISPGSDPFPRVEAGERIARGDTPADLDQLFTKVGEIADDIRVVARSAANVFGGEQGEQDLRLAFQSLRDAAMGLNEMVQANAESVEFIVRNFREFSTDLRDIAGTNKEGIDRIVANLEVASGQLKTTLEQAGGVLARLESGEGPLAKLINDPEMGHDLRETVASLESVSRKIDEGQGTLGKLINEDTTAQELDKALEGLNRILTKQDQFRTSVDFTSEYLARHGETKSALTLRLQPAEDKYYLLSVVDNPRGRREKTETFTERWVNGERTTIREIEDKYRQSKITFSAQLAKRWDNLVLRGGLIESTGGVGLEYYLWDDRVQLLFEAFDFDPDDNPHLKAGAKLYFLRNFYASLGMDDFIRSDRRSFYAGLGFYFTDEDLKYLLTSVPVPGN, from the coding sequence GTGAGATCCGGAGCAGAAATCAAGGTAGGCGTCTTCGTCCTGATCGCCCTCGCGGCCTTGGCCTACATGACCCTGAAGGTGGGTACCGGCGTATTCGTGCCCAGGGAAAGCTACGAGGTGGACGTCTTTTTCGATAACGTCTCCGGATTGAAAACCAACTCCCCGGTGGAAATCGCCGGCATTGAGGTCGGTTTGGTCCAAGCCGTCGTTCTGGACGAAAACCGAGCCCGGGTGACCCTCCAGTTACTGCCCAACGTCCAGATCCGCTCCGACGCCGTGGCCACTATCCGCACCCGAGGGGTGTTGGGCGACAAGTTCATCGAGATTTCTCCCGGCAGTGATCCGTTTCCCCGGGTTGAAGCCGGAGAACGGATCGCTCGGGGCGACACCCCGGCGGACCTGGACCAGTTGTTCACCAAGGTCGGCGAAATCGCCGACGACATCCGCGTCGTGGCCCGCAGCGCGGCCAACGTTTTCGGCGGAGAGCAAGGCGAGCAAGACTTGCGCTTGGCCTTTCAAAGCCTGCGTGACGCCGCCATGGGCCTGAACGAAATGGTCCAGGCCAACGCCGAAAGCGTTGAGTTCATCGTGCGCAATTTCCGGGAATTCTCCACGGACCTGCGGGATATCGCCGGGACGAACAAGGAAGGCATCGACCGGATCGTGGCCAACCTGGAAGTCGCCTCCGGCCAGCTCAAGACCACTCTGGAACAGGCCGGAGGAGTGCTGGCTCGCCTGGAATCCGGCGAAGGCCCGCTGGCCAAGCTGATCAACGACCCGGAAATGGGTCATGACCTGCGGGAGACCGTTGCTTCCCTGGAAAGCGTCTCCCGAAAAATCGACGAAGGCCAAGGCACCCTGGGCAAGCTGATCAACGAGGACACCACGGCCCAGGAACTGGACAAGGCCCTGGAAGGCCTGAACAGAATCCTCACCAAGCAGGACCAGTTCCGGACCTCCGTGGACTTCACCAGCGAGTACCTGGCCCGCCACGGGGAGACCAAATCCGCCCTGACCCTGCGCCTGCAACCGGCGGAGGACAAGTACTACCTGCTCTCCGTGGTGGACAATCCCCGCGGCCGCCGGGAAAAGACCGAAACCTTCACCGAACGCTGGGTGAACGGCGAGCGGACCACGATCCGGGAAATCGAAGACAAGTACCGCCAGAGCAAGATCACCTTTTCCGCCCAACTGGCCAAACGCTGGGACAACCTGGTGCTGCGCGGCGGCCTGATCGAGAGCACCGGCGGCGTGGGTCTGGAATACTACCTCTGGGACGACCGGGTGCAACTGCTTTTCGAAGCCTTTGATTTCGATCCGGACGACAACCCGCACCTCAAGGCCGGCGCCAAGCTTTACTTCCTGCGCAACTTTTACGCCAGCCTGGGCATGGACGACTTCATCCGCTCGGACCGCCGCTCCTTCTACGCCGGGCTTGGATTCTACTTCACGGACGAAGACCTGAAATACCTGCTCACCAGCGTTCCGGTGCCTGGAAA